The following proteins come from a genomic window of Triticum aestivum cultivar Chinese Spring chromosome 6A, IWGSC CS RefSeq v2.1, whole genome shotgun sequence:
- the LOC123128688 gene encoding uncharacterized protein isoform X1, translating into MEGRVPFRDITNVHSTTSPKGNQLAVVAEQNDPLAETKNAMQMNSSQRKLYHDRDRYLQMTPYQREAYLQRNREYKRMRRECSASCNNTQPAPQQKILRATNNNQYMTGEEVMAISNYERHDSVFTQLGSSSKGKQVAENGGFETSRPKAGTRFTISPSGIYLSSISSEEQAAKYELKNVGQRKRQHCTNVYSQLSHDQEETHVQEICGPNKRKRSEKESCSTARDPGRNTNNLHEDIIYVPQDYFPVVHDYLANTKDNIECDEVDDESLMYNGPGLDFESYQEPKHVTKCIQADPYDRIYHNVPSGHHFLERVPNCRHCNVKRFQYETPTFCCMNGKVKIVTPVVPDDLRQLYTSQDPNAKYFQDHIRYFNSHFSFTSLGVILDQRFCNRRSGVYTFHAQGQIYHRIDQLVPKEDGPKHLQLYFYDTDADLQQRFLHSPNLNQILIRKLVNILSSNPYVQIFRHLGSIPNLDEYMIELNTDIALDQRVYNAPTTSQVAAIWVEGNNPRGHFDRSIMVYGKSDKPQYIKAYHGCYDPLSYPLFFPKGEVGWNLNLPKVGPHARRTRNDQTNALNEEGMEKSPGSCVSPREYYCYKL; encoded by the exons ATGGAAGGCCGAGTTCCTTTCAGAGATATTACAAATGTTCACTCGACGACTTCACCAAAAGGGAATCAAC TAGCTGTGGTTGCAGAGCAGAATGATCCTTTAGCAGAAACCAAAAACGCTATGCAAATGAATTCTTCCCAGCGTAAGCTTTACCACGACCGGGATAGGTATTTGCAAATGACTCCATATCAGAGGGAAGCCTATCTGCAAAGGAATCGTGAGTATAAAAGAATGCGGCGTGAGTGCAGTGCAAGTTGTAACAACACACAACCAGCACCACAACAGAAAATTTTGAGAGCTACTAATAATAACCAATACATGACAG GAGAGGAAGTCATGGCCATTTCAAACTATGAGAGGCACGATTCAGTTTTTACTCAGCTAGGGTCTTCATCAAAAGGCAAGCAAG TGGCAGAAAATGGTGGTTTTGAGACAAGCCGTCCAAAAGCTGGAACTCGGTTCACTATCAGTCCATCTGGCATATATTTATCATCAATATCCTCGGAAGAACAAGCTGCAAAATATGAATTGAAAAATGTAGGTCAGCGTAAGCGGCAACATTGCACCAATGTGTACTCACAACTGTCACATGACCAAGAAGAAACACACGTACAAGAGATTTGTGGCCCTAATAAAAGAAAGAGGTCAGAAAAAGAAAGTTGTAGTACCGCACGGGATCCTGGTAGAAATACCAACAACTTGCATGAAGACATCATTTATGTGCCCCAGGATTATTTTCCTGTCGTTCATG ATTATCTGGCAAATACCAAAGACAACATTGAGTGCGATGAAGTGGACGATGAAAGTCTTATGTATAATGGACCAG GTCTTGACTTTGAATCATATCAAGAACCAAAGCATGTTACAAAATGTATACAAGCAGACCCATATGATCGTATATATCATAATGTGCCCAGtggtcatcattttctagagcGAGTGCCCAACTGTAGACATTGTAATGTGAAAAGGTTCCAATATGAGACACCAACTTTTTGTTGCATGAATGGAAAGGTGAAGATAGTAACCCCAGTGGTTCCTGACGATTTGCGTCAGTTGTACACGAGTCAGGATCCAAATGCAAAATACTTCCAAGATCATATACGGTACTTCAATTCTCATTTCTCTTTTACCTCTCTTGGTGTCATCTTGGACCAAAGGTTCTGCAATAGGAGGTCTGGAGTTTACACCTTTCATGCACAGGGCCAAATTTATCACCGTATTGACCAGTTGGTTCCAAAAGAAGATGGCCCCAAGCATTTACAGTTATACTTCTATGACACGGATGCAGATTTGCAACAAAGATTTCTTCACTCGCCTAACTTAAACCAAATTCTCATCCGGAAGTTAGTAAATATACTTTCAAGTAACCCTTATGTACAAATATTTAGACACCTTGGTTCTATTCCAAACCTTGATGAATATATGATTGAGCTCAATACAGATATTGCCTTAGATCAGAGAGTATATAATGCTCCGACAACATCACAAGTAGCAGCAATCTGGGTCGAGGGAAATAATCCTCGAGGTCATTTTGACAGGAGTATCATGGTGTATGGTAAATCGGACAAACCACAATACATAAAAGCATATCATGGTTGCTATGATCCATTGTCATATCCGCTTTTTTTCCCGAAAGGGGAAGTTGGATGGAACTTGAATTTACCAAAAGTTGGTCCCCATGCTAGGAGGACGAGAAATGATCAAACAAATGCTCTCAATGAAGAAG GGATGGAAAAGAGCCCTGGTTCTTGTGTGTCACCAAGAGAATATTATTGTTATAAGTTATAA
- the LOC123128688 gene encoding uncharacterized protein isoform X2, protein MEGRVPFRDITNVHSTTSPKGNQLAVVAEQNDPLAETKNAMQMNSSQRKLYHDRDRYLQMTPYQREAYLQRNREYKRMRRECSASCNNTQPAPQQKILRATNNNQYMTGEEVMAISNYERHDSVFTQLGSSSKVAENGGFETSRPKAGTRFTISPSGIYLSSISSEEQAAKYELKNVGQRKRQHCTNVYSQLSHDQEETHVQEICGPNKRKRSEKESCSTARDPGRNTNNLHEDIIYVPQDYFPVVHDYLANTKDNIECDEVDDESLMYNGPGLDFESYQEPKHVTKCIQADPYDRIYHNVPSGHHFLERVPNCRHCNVKRFQYETPTFCCMNGKVKIVTPVVPDDLRQLYTSQDPNAKYFQDHIRYFNSHFSFTSLGVILDQRFCNRRSGVYTFHAQGQIYHRIDQLVPKEDGPKHLQLYFYDTDADLQQRFLHSPNLNQILIRKLVNILSSNPYVQIFRHLGSIPNLDEYMIELNTDIALDQRVYNAPTTSQVAAIWVEGNNPRGHFDRSIMVYGKSDKPQYIKAYHGCYDPLSYPLFFPKGEVGWNLNLPKVGPHARRTRNDQTNALNEEGMEKSPGSCVSPREYYCYKL, encoded by the exons ATGGAAGGCCGAGTTCCTTTCAGAGATATTACAAATGTTCACTCGACGACTTCACCAAAAGGGAATCAAC TAGCTGTGGTTGCAGAGCAGAATGATCCTTTAGCAGAAACCAAAAACGCTATGCAAATGAATTCTTCCCAGCGTAAGCTTTACCACGACCGGGATAGGTATTTGCAAATGACTCCATATCAGAGGGAAGCCTATCTGCAAAGGAATCGTGAGTATAAAAGAATGCGGCGTGAGTGCAGTGCAAGTTGTAACAACACACAACCAGCACCACAACAGAAAATTTTGAGAGCTACTAATAATAACCAATACATGACAG GAGAGGAAGTCATGGCCATTTCAAACTATGAGAGGCACGATTCAGTTTTTACTCAGCTAGGGTCTTCATCAAAAG TGGCAGAAAATGGTGGTTTTGAGACAAGCCGTCCAAAAGCTGGAACTCGGTTCACTATCAGTCCATCTGGCATATATTTATCATCAATATCCTCGGAAGAACAAGCTGCAAAATATGAATTGAAAAATGTAGGTCAGCGTAAGCGGCAACATTGCACCAATGTGTACTCACAACTGTCACATGACCAAGAAGAAACACACGTACAAGAGATTTGTGGCCCTAATAAAAGAAAGAGGTCAGAAAAAGAAAGTTGTAGTACCGCACGGGATCCTGGTAGAAATACCAACAACTTGCATGAAGACATCATTTATGTGCCCCAGGATTATTTTCCTGTCGTTCATG ATTATCTGGCAAATACCAAAGACAACATTGAGTGCGATGAAGTGGACGATGAAAGTCTTATGTATAATGGACCAG GTCTTGACTTTGAATCATATCAAGAACCAAAGCATGTTACAAAATGTATACAAGCAGACCCATATGATCGTATATATCATAATGTGCCCAGtggtcatcattttctagagcGAGTGCCCAACTGTAGACATTGTAATGTGAAAAGGTTCCAATATGAGACACCAACTTTTTGTTGCATGAATGGAAAGGTGAAGATAGTAACCCCAGTGGTTCCTGACGATTTGCGTCAGTTGTACACGAGTCAGGATCCAAATGCAAAATACTTCCAAGATCATATACGGTACTTCAATTCTCATTTCTCTTTTACCTCTCTTGGTGTCATCTTGGACCAAAGGTTCTGCAATAGGAGGTCTGGAGTTTACACCTTTCATGCACAGGGCCAAATTTATCACCGTATTGACCAGTTGGTTCCAAAAGAAGATGGCCCCAAGCATTTACAGTTATACTTCTATGACACGGATGCAGATTTGCAACAAAGATTTCTTCACTCGCCTAACTTAAACCAAATTCTCATCCGGAAGTTAGTAAATATACTTTCAAGTAACCCTTATGTACAAATATTTAGACACCTTGGTTCTATTCCAAACCTTGATGAATATATGATTGAGCTCAATACAGATATTGCCTTAGATCAGAGAGTATATAATGCTCCGACAACATCACAAGTAGCAGCAATCTGGGTCGAGGGAAATAATCCTCGAGGTCATTTTGACAGGAGTATCATGGTGTATGGTAAATCGGACAAACCACAATACATAAAAGCATATCATGGTTGCTATGATCCATTGTCATATCCGCTTTTTTTCCCGAAAGGGGAAGTTGGATGGAACTTGAATTTACCAAAAGTTGGTCCCCATGCTAGGAGGACGAGAAATGATCAAACAAATGCTCTCAATGAAGAAG GGATGGAAAAGAGCCCTGGTTCTTGTGTGTCACCAAGAGAATATTATTGTTATAAGTTATAA
- the LOC123128688 gene encoding uncharacterized protein isoform X3, producing the protein MEGRVPFRDITNVHSTTSPKGNQLAVVAEQNDPLAETKNAMQMNSSQRKLYHDRDRYLQMTPYQREAYLQRNREYKRMRRECSASCNNTQPAPQQKILRATNNNQYMTGEEVMAISNYERHDSVFTQLGSSSKGKQVAENGGFETSRPKAGTRFTISPSGIYLSSISSEEQAAKYELKNVGQRKRQHCTNVYSQLSHDQEETHVQEICGPNKRKRSEKESCSTARDPGRNTNNLHEDIIYVPQDYFPVVHDYLANTKDNIECDEVDDESLMYNGPGLDFESYQEPKHVTKCIQADPYDRIYHNVPSGHHFLERVPNCRHCNVKRFQYETPTFCCMNGKVKIVTPVVPDDLRQLYTSQDPNAKYFQDHIRSIMVYGKSDKPQYIKAYHGCYDPLSYPLFFPKGEVGWNLNLPKVGPHARRTRNDQTNALNEEGMEKSPGSCVSPREYYCYKL; encoded by the exons ATGGAAGGCCGAGTTCCTTTCAGAGATATTACAAATGTTCACTCGACGACTTCACCAAAAGGGAATCAAC TAGCTGTGGTTGCAGAGCAGAATGATCCTTTAGCAGAAACCAAAAACGCTATGCAAATGAATTCTTCCCAGCGTAAGCTTTACCACGACCGGGATAGGTATTTGCAAATGACTCCATATCAGAGGGAAGCCTATCTGCAAAGGAATCGTGAGTATAAAAGAATGCGGCGTGAGTGCAGTGCAAGTTGTAACAACACACAACCAGCACCACAACAGAAAATTTTGAGAGCTACTAATAATAACCAATACATGACAG GAGAGGAAGTCATGGCCATTTCAAACTATGAGAGGCACGATTCAGTTTTTACTCAGCTAGGGTCTTCATCAAAAGGCAAGCAAG TGGCAGAAAATGGTGGTTTTGAGACAAGCCGTCCAAAAGCTGGAACTCGGTTCACTATCAGTCCATCTGGCATATATTTATCATCAATATCCTCGGAAGAACAAGCTGCAAAATATGAATTGAAAAATGTAGGTCAGCGTAAGCGGCAACATTGCACCAATGTGTACTCACAACTGTCACATGACCAAGAAGAAACACACGTACAAGAGATTTGTGGCCCTAATAAAAGAAAGAGGTCAGAAAAAGAAAGTTGTAGTACCGCACGGGATCCTGGTAGAAATACCAACAACTTGCATGAAGACATCATTTATGTGCCCCAGGATTATTTTCCTGTCGTTCATG ATTATCTGGCAAATACCAAAGACAACATTGAGTGCGATGAAGTGGACGATGAAAGTCTTATGTATAATGGACCAG GTCTTGACTTTGAATCATATCAAGAACCAAAGCATGTTACAAAATGTATACAAGCAGACCCATATGATCGTATATATCATAATGTGCCCAGtggtcatcattttctagagcGAGTGCCCAACTGTAGACATTGTAATGTGAAAAGGTTCCAATATGAGACACCAACTTTTTGTTGCATGAATGGAAAGGTGAAGATAGTAACCCCAGTGGTTCCTGACGATTTGCGTCAGTTGTACACGAGTCAGGATCCAAATGCAAAATACTTCCAAGATCATATACG GAGTATCATGGTGTATGGTAAATCGGACAAACCACAATACATAAAAGCATATCATGGTTGCTATGATCCATTGTCATATCCGCTTTTTTTCCCGAAAGGGGAAGTTGGATGGAACTTGAATTTACCAAAAGTTGGTCCCCATGCTAGGAGGACGAGAAATGATCAAACAAATGCTCTCAATGAAGAAG GGATGGAAAAGAGCCCTGGTTCTTGTGTGTCACCAAGAGAATATTATTGTTATAAGTTATAA
- the LOC123128688 gene encoding uncharacterized protein isoform X4, with amino-acid sequence MEGRVPFRDITNVHSTTSPKGNQLAVVAEQNDPLAETKNAMQMNSSQRKLYHDRDRYLQMTPYQREAYLQRNREYKRMRRECSASCNNTQPAPQQKILRATNNNQYMTGEEVMAISNYERHDSVFTQLGSSSKGKQVAENGGFETSRPKAGTRFTISPSGIYLSSISSEEQAAKYELKNVGQRKRQHCTNVYSQLSHDQEETHVQEICGPNKRKRSEKESCSTARDPGRNTNNLHEDIIYVPQDYFPVVHDYLANTKDNIECDEVDDESLMYNGPGLDFESYQEPKHVTKCIQADPYDRIYHNVPSGHHFLERVPNCRHCNVKRFQYETPTFCCMNGKVKIVTPVVPDDLRQLYTSQDPNAKYFQDHIRAKFITVLTSWFQKKMAPSIYSYTSMTRMQICNKDFFTRLT; translated from the exons ATGGAAGGCCGAGTTCCTTTCAGAGATATTACAAATGTTCACTCGACGACTTCACCAAAAGGGAATCAAC TAGCTGTGGTTGCAGAGCAGAATGATCCTTTAGCAGAAACCAAAAACGCTATGCAAATGAATTCTTCCCAGCGTAAGCTTTACCACGACCGGGATAGGTATTTGCAAATGACTCCATATCAGAGGGAAGCCTATCTGCAAAGGAATCGTGAGTATAAAAGAATGCGGCGTGAGTGCAGTGCAAGTTGTAACAACACACAACCAGCACCACAACAGAAAATTTTGAGAGCTACTAATAATAACCAATACATGACAG GAGAGGAAGTCATGGCCATTTCAAACTATGAGAGGCACGATTCAGTTTTTACTCAGCTAGGGTCTTCATCAAAAGGCAAGCAAG TGGCAGAAAATGGTGGTTTTGAGACAAGCCGTCCAAAAGCTGGAACTCGGTTCACTATCAGTCCATCTGGCATATATTTATCATCAATATCCTCGGAAGAACAAGCTGCAAAATATGAATTGAAAAATGTAGGTCAGCGTAAGCGGCAACATTGCACCAATGTGTACTCACAACTGTCACATGACCAAGAAGAAACACACGTACAAGAGATTTGTGGCCCTAATAAAAGAAAGAGGTCAGAAAAAGAAAGTTGTAGTACCGCACGGGATCCTGGTAGAAATACCAACAACTTGCATGAAGACATCATTTATGTGCCCCAGGATTATTTTCCTGTCGTTCATG ATTATCTGGCAAATACCAAAGACAACATTGAGTGCGATGAAGTGGACGATGAAAGTCTTATGTATAATGGACCAG GTCTTGACTTTGAATCATATCAAGAACCAAAGCATGTTACAAAATGTATACAAGCAGACCCATATGATCGTATATATCATAATGTGCCCAGtggtcatcattttctagagcGAGTGCCCAACTGTAGACATTGTAATGTGAAAAGGTTCCAATATGAGACACCAACTTTTTGTTGCATGAATGGAAAGGTGAAGATAGTAACCCCAGTGGTTCCTGACGATTTGCGTCAGTTGTACACGAGTCAGGATCCAAATGCAAAATACTTCCAAGATCATATACG GGCCAAATTTATCACCGTATTGACCAGTTGGTTCCAAAAGAAGATGGCCCCAAGCATTTACAGTTATACTTCTATGACACGGATGCAGATTTGCAACAAAGATTTCTTCACTCGCCTAACTTAA